The following coding sequences lie in one Cucurbita pepo subsp. pepo cultivar mu-cu-16 chromosome LG13, ASM280686v2, whole genome shotgun sequence genomic window:
- the LOC111809383 gene encoding homeobox-leucine zipper protein ATHB-17-like — protein sequence MAFLPINSSSLDLSISMPGFASSPPRPSAKELDMNRVPEVGDGAEEEQAVAERTEEEEESCSINNGGGQPKKKLSLSKHQSRLLEDIFRHNHSLNPKQKEALAMALQLKPRQVEVWFQNRRARSKLKQTEMECQYLRRWFGSLTEQNRRLRRELEELRATKVALPAVVSSHGRQPPIPESTITMCPQCKRITAATITSSRAAATQTAIGTTATPSKAVRSTLKLQQPSQG from the exons ATGGCGTTTTTACCCATCAACTCATCCAGCTTGGATCTCTCGATATCGATGCCCGGCTTTGCTTCTTCTCCGCCTCGTCCTTCAG CGAAAGAATTGGACATGAACCGGGTACCGGAGGTAGGAGATGGCGCGGAGGAAGAACAAGCGGTGGCGGAGAGGacggaggaggaagaggagagcTGCAGCATTAACAATGGAGGTGGTCAGCCAAAGAAGAAGCTTAGTCTATCAAAACATCAGTCTCGTCTCCTTGAAGATATCTTCAGGCATAACCATTCATTAAACCCT aagcAAAAGGAAGCCTTGGCTATGGCACTCCAGCTGAAGCCAAGGCAAGTTGAAGTCTGGTTTCAGAATCGTAGGGCCAg GAGCAAGCTGAAGCAAACTGAGATGGAATGTCAGTATTTAAGGAGGTGGTTTGGGTCATTGACGGAGCAAAACCGCCGGCTGCGGCGGGAACTGGAGGAGCTCAGAGCTACTAAGGTTGCTCTCCCAGCCGTCGTCTCAAGCCACGGACGACAGCCACCCATCCCGGAGTCCACTATAACCATGTGTCCCCAGTGCAAGCGCATAACCGCTGCCACTATAACATCTAGTAGGGCTGCAGCCACCCAGACCGCCATTGGCACCACTGCAACGCCATCGAAGGCAGTTCGGTCCACCCTCAAGTTGCAGCAGCCGTCTCAAGGTTGA